Proteins encoded in a region of the Prunus persica cultivar Lovell chromosome G4, Prunus_persica_NCBIv2, whole genome shotgun sequence genome:
- the LOC109948697 gene encoding uncharacterized protein LOC109948697, giving the protein MSFGRHSQSLVLEPLDPEIERTLHKLNKLKRGKDTILEKPSPMAAEVKPVRDYDVPSVVASSSSIRRPTIDANNFEIRPAIISMIQQSSIFCGLPQEDPNSHISNFLEICDTFKCNGATNDAVRLRLFPFSLKEKAKSWLNSQPPNSITTWDDLAKKFLAKFFPPAKTAKLRNDIMSFAQNDMEPFYEAWDRYKDMLRKCPHHALPTWMQVQAFYNGLNNTSKTTIDAAAGGALMGKTETEAYNLLEEMASNNYQWPSERSTPKKAGIHEIDAISALTAQISTLSKQLGTLNVNAIQSTNLSCEFCAGPHHGNECGASPFTSPSEQVNQVSDFNRQRNNPYSNTYNPGWKNHPNFSWSNNQNVQGPPPGFTPQEKKHGLEDIITQLAGNVNTLSVNTNQFMSKTETTLQNQAASIRNLEVQMGQLANVLTGRVNGALPSQTEINPKNQEHAKAITLRNGRPIKTAVDLDEEKNIQQQTAETSEITNVPSSSSITAGTAAQLDEISPEIEPATVEKLSQPAALVKPYVLPIPFPQRLRKNKVDAQFSKFLDIFKKLQINIPFADALEQMPSYAKFMKDIISKKRKLGEHEIVKLSEECSAILQRKLPPKLKDPGSFTIPCTIGTTYFEKALCDLGSSINLMPSSIAKHIGLGVINPTTVSLQMADRSITYPRGIIEDVLVKVDKLIFPADFLILDMEEDAETPIILGRPFLKTGKTLIDVDKGLLILRVADEQVTFNVFEATKYPVESDSCFRVDIVEKVVSEKFKEEHPYDPLEACLVHSVTTEHEDPKISEMVYFLEAMKPRPPGRWGEFEELGVTTSKPQPSVITAPTSH; this is encoded by the coding sequence ATGAGTTTTGGGAGACATTCGCAGAGTCTTGTGCTTGAACCATTAGATCCAGAGATCGAGCGAACGCTTCACAAGCTtaacaaactcaaaaggggGAAGGACACAATATTGGAAAAGCCATCACCTATGGCTGCGGAAGTAAAACCAGTAAGGGACTATGATGTCCCATCTGTGGTGGCATCATCATCGAGCATTCGTCGTCCAACCATTGATGCcaataattttgaaatcaGACCAGCCATAATTTCAATGATTCAGCAATCCTCCATCTTTTGTGGTTTACCTCAAGAAGACCCTAATAGCCATATCTCTAATTTCTTGGAGATATGTGACACATTTAAGTGCAATGGAGCTACCAATGATGCTGTTCGCTTAAggctttttcctttctcattaaaggaaaaggcaaagtCATGGTTGAATTCTCAACCACCTAATTCGATTACTACATGGGACGACTTGGCCAAGaaatttttagctaaattcttTCCTCCTGCAAAGACTGCGAAACTCAGGAATGACATCATGTCATTTGCTCAGAATGACATGGAACCTTTTTATGAAGCATGGGACAGATACAAGGATATGCTAAGGAAGTGCCCACATCATGCCCTACCTACTTGGATGCAAGTTCAAGCGTTCTACAATGGTTTGAACAATACAAGCAAAACAACAATTGATGCTGCAGCCGGAGGAGCTTTGATgggaaaaacagaaactgaagCGTATAACTTGCTGGAAGAGATGGCGTCAAATAACTATCAATGGCCTAGTGAGAGAtcaacaccaaagaaagctggaaTTCATGAGATTGACGCCATATCTGCGTTAACTGCACAAATTTCTACTCTGTCTAAACAACTTGGTACTTTAAATGTTAATGCTATTCAGTCTACTAATTTaagttgtgaattttgtgCAGGACCTCATCATGGCAATGAGTGTGGAGCTAGTCCATTCACATCACCATCTGAACAAGTGAACCAAGTCTCTGATTTTAATCGACAACGGAATAATCCTTACTCCAACACTTATAACCCAGGATGGAAGAACCATCCGAATTTTTCATGGAGTAATAACCAAAATGTACAGGGACCTCCACCTGGTTTCACACCTCAAGAAAAGAAGCATGGATTGGAGGATATAATTACTCAACTTGCTGGAAATGTCAACACTCTCTCTGTCAATACAAATCAATTTATGAGCAAAACCGAGACGACCCTTCAGAACCAAGCGGCCTCTATTCGAAACTTGGAGGTTCAGATGGGCCAGCTAGCTAATGTATTGACAGGAAGAGTAAATGGAGCTTTGCCAAGCCAAACAGAGATTAATCCGAAAAACCAAGAACATGCGAAGGCGATAACTCTTCGGAATGGGAGGCCAATAAAAACAGCAGTAGACTTggatgaagaaaagaatatccAGCAACAAACTGCAGAGACATCAGAAATTACTAACGTGCCGTCGTCGTCGTCTATCACTGCTGGAACTGCTGCACAACTTGATGAAATTTCTCCAGAAATTGAACCTGCTACTGTAGAGAAATTATCTCAACCTGCTGCCCTTGTAAAGCCATATGTACTGCCAATTCCGTTCCCTCAACGTCTTCGAAAAAACAAAGTGGATGCCCAATTTTCGAAATTTCTTGATATCTTCaagaaattacaaataaatattcCTTTTGCCGATGCTTTGGAGCAAATGCCGAGTTATGCCAAATTCATGAAGGATATTATatcaaagaagaggaaattggGCGAACATGAGATAGTGAAATTATCCGAAGAATGCAGTGCTATTTTGCAGAGGAAGCTACCACCTAAGCTAAAGGATCCAGGGAGTTTTACTATACCTTGCACTATTGGAACCACTTActttgaaaaagctttatgTGATTTAGGATCCAGTATTAATCTAATGCCTTCTTCTATTGCTAAACATATTGGGTTGGGGGTAATTAACCCAACCACTGTTTCTTTGCAGATGGCGGACAGGTCCATAACATATCCCAGAGGCATAATTGAGGATGTGTTAGTCAAAGTTGATAAGCTCATTTTTCCAGCAGattttttgatattagacATGGAAGAAGATGCCGAAACCCCTATTATCTTAGGCCGCCCCTTTCTAAAAACCGGGAAGACATTAATTGATGTGGACAaaggtttattaattttgcgAGTGGCTGATGAGCAGGTGACCTTCAATGTCTTTGAAGCAACAAAGTACCCAGTGGAATCAGACTCTTGCTTCCGAGTGGATATAGTGGAAAAAGTTGTCTctgaaaaatttaaagaagaaCATCCATATGATCCATTGGAGGCTTGCCTTGTGCATTCCGTTACTACTGAGCATGAGGATCCTAAAATTTCTGAGATGGTGTACTTTTTGGAAGCAATGAAACCGCGCCCTCCTGGAAGGTGGGGCGAATTTGAGGAGCTTGGCGTCACAACCTCCAAGCCACAACCCAGTGTCATTACTGCACCAACCTCACATTGA